One window of Hydractinia symbiolongicarpus strain clone_291-10 chromosome 3, HSymV2.1, whole genome shotgun sequence genomic DNA carries:
- the LOC130636584 gene encoding uncharacterized protein LOC130636584, protein MRLLCEHCYTKPHSPDYFDKYSIKLNGQQLCRAVLNPAVVKSLPNKVGKILKKAFLPMIVQAAKKREEKSKPATMPPTFIKREDDMSNHATPELEIEPLNDDHVIQAKVDVTNTRNIALSDHNNVKNKKDINDQLDFSDDSEEDLSDHNNEPVEPAVTNNRYITEQDGAKWTLYNNKMDGFLENGKIGIIRKLSDLDKHLKHLEEELAKNGREISSLQMAAGVARRTEGRANMNDAGESDGSDGTGSWMIDLTGSGLLHFIQACLQEPKFKHIIRWTDKPENKQFEILDGHKFAEMWGREKKKEGMTKRKLNRSLSYLVKTKGKLIRCTTKKLRFTIVSSTKKATTLQKPTLPNADNVSLNSITKPSLNKDSNTNTTKDTTNFPNVFLKNGNNFPTPNIDISTGLLALLKKETSNGEFFTPRKRLSGDNTPYIMSPDNKRIKSLAHQYNSFLQAHNQQNSNSLELPLSNYMSNSNSPVSQNLSPSSSVCNYGFDASPYGAHNSPQNNATMETLNGVTIALQNSMSTDNFQSGMQISYTQPRSNDTLSNHSRDQSLSSPVSFDDMNNNVNTIQLGIPTNTRTDLSQAFQDLAAIDPAYFPGLDVHDSLLELY, encoded by the exons ATGCGCTTGTTATGTGAACACTGCTACACAAAGCCTCATTCGCCAGATTATTTCGATAAATATTCCATCAAATTAAACGGACAGCAGTTGTGCCGTGCTGTTTTGAACCCTGCTGTGGTGAAAAGTCTGCCCAATAAAGTGGGAAAAATTCTGAAGAAAGCATTCTTACCCATGATCGTACAAGCAG ccaaaAAAAGAGAGGAAAAATCAAAACCAGCTACAATGCCTCCAACTTTTATCAAG CGCGAGGATGATATGTCGAATCATGCAACACCAG AGTTGGAGATAGAACCGTTAAACGATGATCACGTGATACAAGCAAAAGTTGATGTAACAAATACACGAAATATAGCTTTATCTGATCATAATAATGTCAAAAACAAGAAGGACATTAACGATCAGTTAGACTTTTCTGATGACAGCGAAGAAGATTTGTCTGATCATAATAACGAGCCTGTTGAACCAGCAGTTACGAACAATAGATATATAACAGAACAAGACGGAGCAAAATGGACATTATATAATAATAAGATGGATGGATTTCTGGAGAATGGAAAGATTGGTATAATAAGGAAGCTATCGGACTTAGATAAACATTTGAAGCATTTGGAAGAAGAGTTGGCAAAAAACGGACGAGAGATAAGTTCTCTTCAAATGGCTGCTGGTGTGGCGAGGCGAACAGAAG GTCGAGCGAACATGAATGACGCTGGAGAATCGGACGGTTCCGACGGCACTGGAAGTTGGATGATAG acCTAACAGGTAGCGGTTTGTTACATTTTATACAAGCCTGCTTGCAAGAGCCAAAGTTCAAACATATTATTAGATGGACCGACAAAcctgaaaataaacaatttgagaTCTTAGATGGCCACAAATTTGCGGAAATGTGGGGAcgagaaaagaaaaaggaaggTATGACAAAGCGGAAGCTTAATCGTAGCTTGTCTTATTTGGTAAAAACCAAAGGGAAGTTGATACGATGTACAACTAAGAAGCTGCGTTTTACTATCGTTTCCAGTACTAAAAAAGCCACAACGTTACAAAAACCGACGTTGCCTAACGCCGACAATGTGTCACTTAATAGTATAACAAAGCCCAGCTTAAACAAGGACAGTAATACCAACACAACAAAAGACACGACTAATTTCCCTAATGTTTTCTTGAAAAACGGTAACAATTTTCCCACGCCAAATATTGACATTAGTACAGGATTACTCGCTTTACTGAAGAAAGAGACTTCAAACGGCGAATTTTTCACGCCAAGAAAAAGATTAAGCGGTGACAATACGCCATATATTATGTCACCAGACAACAAACGAATAAAGTCGTTAGCCCATCAATATAATTCTTTCTTACAAGCACATAATCAACAGAATTCAAACTCGTTAGAGTTACCGCTATCTAATTACATGTCAAATTCAAACAGTCCAGTTAGTCAGAACTTATCGCCTTCGTCATCTGTTTGTAATTATGGATTCGACGCTTCGCCGTACGGCGCACATAACTCTCCTCAGAATAACGCGACGATGGAAACGCTTAATGGAGTGACAATTGCTCTCCAAAATTCCATGTCGACTGACAATTTTCAAAGTGGCATGCAGATTTCGTATACGCAACCTAGATCGAACGATACGTTGTCGAATCATTCACGTGATCAAAGCTTGTCGTCCCCAGTTTCCTTTGACGACATGAACAATAATGTTAATACAATTCAATTAGGGATTCCGACAAACACGCGAACTGATTTGAGCCAGGCATTTCAAGATTTAGCCGCGATAGATCCTGCCTATTTTCCTGGACTTGATGTTCATGATTCTCTGCTAGAATTGTAttga